TTGTAactaaagataatatttttcaaTTGAACTTCATGCATGGTGCCAAATTGGTTTGTCTCGGTTAGACGTTGTTcgttcaaactttattttaatttgataGGGTATAAATAGATTGGGTTAAACTTTGTCGGGTCGAATCTCAATTATTGATCCAGCTATTATAGATTCATTCATTTGCCTAACGGGTTTAGTTAGAGTATCGTAACCAAATCCTAGTTGAAATAAGAAGCTACTTATGAGCATAATGTCGGaaataaaatacggagtatttttttttcaagcTAGTTAGTCTACTGTCGGACCGTGCTTTTacgtttttttataaaaatttgactTTTTTTCCCTTCCAGATAAACCACGTAATTTACCAGTCTATTAATTACATCATCATGACTCATGAGCTAGCATAAAAATGCTTCAACAACTACTTAATTTAATACCACATCATATCAACATATAACCGATAACCCTCACTAAAAAGTAAATTTAAGTTTACAAATCTTATATACGGGACTGATCGAGAGCTATGGATGTATGGGATTCGACCGAACCCCCCAcctcatttgtaatttatattgctctCGTGgcttattcaaaaaaaaaaaaaactaattatatatataaaatacgATATAGGTCACATGACTCTACATGTTTTACGCACTTGTGGCTCATGCAATcagtgaaaataaaaaaaattgtatagGAGATGAAAGTGTTTAACCTTTTTTATTCAACAAATGAAAGATTTAAGTTGGTATGAAAGGGACATAACGCCATTTAAGAAGGTAGCTTAAAGGCATTTTGAAGGTACAATAGAATGTTGGGCTAGTCTTCTCTTTCATCACTCATGATCAGTAATTGTTGTGTATGTATTATACCCTCAAAATGCCTTTTAGCTAACTTCTTATATGGAAAACAGGAACGCAGAAAAGTTGGATATTTTGTACGAAAATAGCTTAAAAACCCTTCATGAATCCTACACTCTATTCATAACTCAAGCTTAATTAGTACTTATAAGGGGTTTAATATATAGATTTAGATAATTTAATCACTAATTAACCATTATGGAGTACTCCGTACCACACACACAGTATTATTTTAGAGAGGTGATAACTTTTTTCTAGCTAGGTTTTTAAAATAGAATGTGCAACAATATTTTCTACATGTAGTAAGTGACAGAGCTAGGAAAAAGATCATTTTAACAAAAAGGCTTATCTACGTTCAAACCTAGCTAAGATTAAGTAGCAGTAACAAAGAGCTTTTTCACAAGTATGTTAAGCAACTAAGCCAACGTCTTCTTTAATACTCTTCTTTAATTCCTCCGTTCCTAATTAAATAGTTGCATCGTTTTGACATTCATGTTTGCCAACgcataactttgaccatcaatatttataattatctattagtaaaaattataaaaagtgtatatattttaaaaaatatattaagaaaaacctaataatactttgtataataatttttaattttatttattagtagAAAATTGAGGTAAAAGCAAGAcaagtgaatagtgtcaaaagtcaaaatggtgcaactatttaagaacggaggaagtattaagtATATAGTAACATATTTGGCTGATAGGGGAGGCTATAGTCCCCGTCAACCCCCTAATTCCGCCCTTACATGAAGCTAGTTCCAATTTGGAGAAACGTATTttatttattacggagtaattatttatttaaataatgTATGAGTTTGTGTATGTACTAAAGTAGttcaattattttattttggtttttggtttttgAATAAGCAGATTGGCACCAGAACACAGGCTTCCAGCAGCAATAGAAGATGGATTTAACGCAGTAAAATGGCTACAAAAACAGGCTAAACAAAGAGATCAAGAAAGTAACCCTAGAAATGACGACTACTATTATAACAATCAAAATACATGCAATAAGTTGCTGGAAGATGGAGTTGACTTTGATAAGGTTTTCATAATGGGAGACTCTTCTGGTGGAAATATAGCTCATCATCTGGCTGTCCGTCTAGGGTCCGGGTCACCCGGACTATCTCCGCTCCGGGTTTGTGGGTATGTGCTTTTAGCTCCATTTTTTGGCGGGTCTCTTAGGACCAAATCCGAGGCTGACGGTCCTCCTGAACCCGTTCTTACCTTGGACTCCCTTGACAGGTAACTTCTCTTAATATTTCTCCATTaaaaaggtgaagagaacattgACAACTTCAACATCTCCGATACTTAAGATTTAAGaaatatataatttttattCTTGCGTGTacctggtccacaataatattagtgtggacccaAAATTAATAGTTTTCTCTAGCACCTTTTGACACTCATagtgacctttattgttcatatagtaactataataaactaaacaccaaaattcttaaacatagtaaccattttttgaagcatagtaaccctatatttttaaaagcgaatcgtgacttaaaatcacattattcaagcacaaaACATGTATCAACGATACTAATTTACATTTTTATCATAATAATCTTAAtaaaatgccaaaataaattgggaacaagttgttgactttattttaagacatggttcacaataaatttagtatggaccaagtccatttaaAAATTGGTGATAATTTTGTTGTTTCTTAGTACCGACTACCGACTACCGAGTATTCCGTATTTCATTCTTAAAATGAACGATCTTACAATCTATCACATCTcttaatctctattatataaactAATTAACTTCTGAGCACTTTAGTGTTCACGTAAAATATAGATAAATCCTTAATACTTAATTGTTGAAACACGCTGATATATTAATTAAGCtagattttataaaattttcGTATGTATTGTGTGCATCGAACACTAATAAAATACTCACATCCGTCTCTAATTGTGTGCCCCATACATCAATAGTACTTTATTAAAATTTGTTTGTGCGGAATTGAGAAGAGACAAAAGTAATGaaccaattttattttatttttaagagTAAGATTATAAACCCTATAAACTTTTATGAGAATAGGGCAATCTTTTCAGGATAACCTAAAATGATACAGAGTAAATGAGGGAAACAAAAAGCGTCAAGCCAACAAAACTAGAAATAAAAAGGTCATTGTCAAAACTTTCTATTAAAAAACGCATGATATTTCCATTCTTCAAATTTGAAATTATCTTTTGTTACTAGCTTGTTTGTTAATGCCAAGTTGAATACGTCATCGACAGTCGATACAGTACCTATTAATATGTTATCCCGTATGATTTATGAAGTCCAAAAGTAGTAGGTGTGTCGGTAtgcattatttattattttatttaaataaaaatgacAATTTCGTTATCTCCCACCTCATTTCTAATATTTTTATCATGCCAAATTGCTAATTCAACGACTGATGTGAACAATCACTGTGCATTAGCCTATAATCAAtgctatttttttaattattcaacCAGTTTTACTTTATAAGAACAATTAATGTGAATAAGACAATTATAAAAGGTTATAAAGAAttgtttattaaaattattgaaTTTCCTGAcaaaaacaaagtatatatTTAGTAAATCAGActtatttttctgaacttaATTTCTTTTAGTGACATTAAACTATTGTTTTTTAATACATAATACATGGTCTGTGggtcaaatatttttttttttctttttcggtCTTTATTCCTGTTCAAAAATCTTTTAAAATCGGTTTTAGATCtggtcatttttttttttttacttaaagTATTAAGATAAGCCGACAATATGAGTTATTCACATCTTAAAATGATCGGTTTGTTCTAAGTCCGATTTAAAGATAACGAATTTGATCTCTACATCTTAAATTATCAAAATTCCGATATAAGCTGGTTTGTTCTAAGTCCGGTTTGATCCTGTGCGGATTTGGACTGATGAATACCCCAACAGTATGAGTTGCCAATAGTGGATGATTTCAGGATTTTTTGctgacctgatcatatcgttcAACAGTACTAGAATTCCAGAAAAAATTTAATCATGATTTGATGTGAAATCATCTTTCTTCTGATTCATGCTATACCAGTATCATCCCAAAAGCGCAATAAGCCAATAATAGCCTTTATAATGTCGTTCGTTCTATGGCTGCGGCTTAATCTTTTGATATAATAATAGTGGACAGTGGACTATATGTGAATAGGCAATAAGTGAATATAATAGTCATTAAGTCTAAAATAGGAAAAGTAAAAGGTAATAATAACACCAAAGTTTGTAATCACCGGTCTAATCATACCACGTGTTACGTTATCCACCTTCTTCTTATTTaacatgataaaaaaaaaattataataaaatgGAGGAAATAGATCATATTAACCCACGACTTTCAGTTTAAGCAACAAAACATTTACCACTAAGATTAAACATATTTCATGTTCTCGTTGCAAAAAAAATTTCATATAAATATGAatgtaattaatataataaccCGAAACTTCGCCCATGCCCAAAAGTTAGAAAGTCTATAAGGTGACGTGTATCACTTACACTGGCAagcaatattttatttttgctaAAACTCTGCAATATATCATGTATAGATTATTGTTAGGATAATGTTAAACAtccataaaatataaaataaatcacACAATTAtagtaattttttaaattttgacaTAATTGCATGATATGTTTGGTGAACCTAAGATATTATTGGTTGGTCAAGAAAGGTGATGCAAGAGAAAGAAAATGTCTTTTGAATATAGTAGGTGAGATAACGTGATAATTAATTCTGAAGAAAAACTGATTTTCGAATGTTCACCAGCTGTAAAGTCAAACTTATTTATTTGTAGTCTACACTCAAATTAAAGAGTAATATCATAACCCTCCCGTTCAAATCTAATCATTATCCTCCATTTGATACTTCCCATCACATATTATATGAAGGGTATTTTAGATAGCGTGGGTGTCCCTTAATTATTCAATTACATTtaacttgattaaaattaaacgaaacgaCAACAACATTAACTTAAGAAATCTTTTTAACTTTTGATTTCTCATtctctttttaggttttggagATTATCTCTACCAAAAGGAGAAGATAGAGATGATCCAATAGCAAATCCATTTGGACCATGGAGTCCAAACCTAAAAATGGTAAATCTTGATCCAATGCTTGTTATAGTCGGTGGCAAAGAGATAATGAAAGACAGAGTGGAAGATTATGCAAAGAGATTAAAACAAGTTGGCAAAGACATCACTTTTGTTGAATTTGAAGGGCAACATCATGGTTTCCTCACACACAATCCTTGCTCCCATGTCTCTGATCAACTTTGCCAACTCATCAAACAATTCATCTTTGCAAACAAATAATTACTCTCTTCCTTAAATATTTTTCACCCATATATATTGACACGTGTATTGGACCTTTCCCATACCCCGCGCTAAATAGCGAAAGTCTTGTACATTGGGTTACCTTATTACATCTATATGTAGTGGTTTCTTTTAGTATATCCATATAAAATTAGTTGTTATTTCTTTATACTGAATGTGATTGTAAATTCCATGGAGAAAGTAAGTTACTTTCTTTCACCTTGTTGGGTGTGTTTAGTTTTGTATGTGCCCGTATAGCAAACGCCAAATTGCTAACGTCTATGGTTTTGATTGCCGATTTCTCTTGGAAACATtatagaaaaaatagaaagttcAAAGAAACTAAAATAATCCACATTCTTTCGACTTTGTGGACAttccaaaaaacaaaaatgctAACAATTTTTAATGCAAATCTTATACTTTAATTTTTCATATCATGACCTATTGTACCAAGATTTGCTACAAATTTTTTCTTGCCATATTGTAAAATTTCGTATTAGGATATTGTCGCAATATAAAGAACTCCAATATCTTCAAACAAGGCTAATCATACGAAATAATCGCACCATTAATAATTGATTCAAAATCCCCCCCAAATAAAATCTAACACTTAAAAGTTACATAAGGCAGGAATGGAATGGCTTGGAAGAAGATACGACGTATTAACCACTTTATGGGTTAGAAGAACTCAAAGATGATGACCTTCAACTATTAGACTGTGAGTAGTTGCTTACACTCAGTTAAATTATAGTACAAAACCAATGTTGGCTGCAGACAAACTACAATAATGACATAACTACACCGATTACAATAATGCACCGATTGATGTGGAGGGTTGCGCAGAAACAGAAAGCGCGTTCTCAAAAACAGACATGGGGAGGGATTAGCTTTCCAGGATTCATGATATTGTTGGGATCCAGAGCTAATTTTATGCGTTTCATTGTCCTCAAATTTTCTATTCCGAGCTCTTGTTCCAGGTACTGAATCcaacaaggaaaaagaaaagatgAAAAAAATGAGCTCATCTTCATTCTAATAAGATTTTCACTAGTGCAACAGGAAGATTTTGATAAGTAGCattgcaagaatgaatgaatgaatgagaAATCAAAGACGAGACTTATTTAAGGAAAGGCTGGCTTGAAATAGATTGCTTTAAATCTATGTATATTATTTGGAGGACAGAATAATTTGGCAACCATGTAGGAATCATACGCATAAACCTTATGCTACACTAAATCAAAAGAGTTTTAGACCATTACCTTCATTTTGCCAGTACCaactccatgttctccggtacATGTTCCTGCTCAGTTGGGAAAATCAGCATAAGCAACATATCAGACTAAATAAGTCGGTGAAGAGGAAGGGAACATATCTTACTTCTTtcccaatttttattttttgtttttcctttttttcttttaagaGCAGGGAAGTGAGGTAGGTGACGAGGGGATGTGTTCGGGATTTGGGAAGGTTCATCTAAGTCACAACTCGtaaaatatcataaaaattCAGGTGGATACCTTCCATTGACAAGGCTGCCTGGACCATGAAATGATTCAGCCTCTCAGCTTCTTGTCTGTGCTCTTCGTTGTTAGGATCAAATAAGATTAAGGTGTGAAAGTTCCCATCACCAGCGTGGGCAACAACAGTGCTGTTTTCATATCCAGTatcagaaaaagaaaataaccaCAATAATTTGACAGAAAAGGCTAGCAAACTCATCAAACCAAGCATCAGGAAACTAATGAATGAAAATTACCATGTTAATGGAGATGCATCCAACACTTCTTTGGACTTTGAAATCAACTCTGCAAGTTGCGACAAAGGCACACAGACATCCTGGTAGGAAAAAGGTCATGATGAACAGGAGATCTTAAAGTTAACAATTCATCACAATGGAGGTGACGGaaatattttctattttctaaTTTCTACTTTCGTTATTGCGGATCAATTGCATTGGGAAAGATCAACTCGGGCTTAAGCTGTAAAACTAGAAAAGAAATAATGAACTGACCGTAGTCATTGCTTCAAATGAAGGCTCCATTGCAAAACATGCCCACAGCGCTTCTTTCCTCAtctgcaaatatttatgctgTCAAATTCTTTATTCTCATTTTAGTTTCCTTTCgttgggtggggggggggggggtttgaaACAGAAACAAGAGCGAAATTATAATTTTTCGAAATGGAACTGATTGATTGCGCTCAAACAAATATTCGGCAGAAGAGGTTTAAAAGAAGTCCAGGAAATTCATAATAttgtacttcctctgtttttttttgttctactacgaggagttcccactgCCTTCGGCcagtggactaatctcccgcgggattttgcatgggtacctcgatgggcagcatccctcccagttgagattttttcca
This Spinacia oleracea cultivar Varoflay chromosome 6, BTI_SOV_V1, whole genome shotgun sequence DNA region includes the following protein-coding sequences:
- the LOC110798193 gene encoding probable carboxylesterase 15 encodes the protein MGSLAEVSEDCFGVLQLYSDGSVYRANESEIDFGVYNKKNSHEVVGEGCLVEWEDCLFDEKHQLYLRVYKPSYKNSNNKKLPILYYIHGGGFCLGSRTWPNGHNCCLRLSSQLQALVIAPDYRLAPEHRLPAAIEDGFNAVKWLQKQAKQRDQESNPRNDDYYYNNQNTCNKLLEDGVDFDKVFIMGDSSGGNIAHHLAVRLGSGSPGLSPLRVCGYVLLAPFFGGSLRTKSEADGPPEPVLTLDSLDRFWRLSLPKGEDRDDPIANPFGPWSPNLKMVNLDPMLVIVGGKEIMKDRVEDYAKRLKQVGKDITFVEFEGQHHGFLTHNPCSHVSDQLCQLIKQFIFANK